Proteins from a genomic interval of Fundulus heteroclitus isolate FHET01 chromosome 21, MU-UCD_Fhet_4.1, whole genome shotgun sequence:
- the LOC118556725 gene encoding paternally-expressed gene 3 protein-like, which translates to MTRPREGQATGLKGIGLCNQLWRQPLVQLPPSRSGAPPVCHRSGQPDPWDSIGRTLSSHHEQLRSLGEAVQTTQDLLRGLSGRIGQLTVAVLARQQNRPSAALPSAPGPPLPSAPEPSEVSSAPEPSEVSSAPEPSEVSSAPEPSEVSSAPEPSEVSSAPEPSEVSSAPEPSEVSSAPEPSEVSSAPEPSEVSSAPEPSEVSSAPEPSEVSSAPEPSEVSSAPEPSEVSSAPEPSEVSSAPEPSEVSSAPEPSEVSSAPEPPSEASTVPKLPDFPSVLETCDLSSAHGSCRWSLGFRRLPELQLCLRGLLQRRPPLALLFRRRFRRRGRPPRRPPLALRSSKLLVSVFFFFLVLPKGLSARPGWIFFFGLDIGGRLESALKRGVMSGSSELWTCFCLLASPVDPLISTCI; encoded by the coding sequence ATGACCCGACCAAGAGAGGGCCAGGCAACGGGGCTAAAAGGAATCGGGCTGTGTAATCAGCTCTGGAGACAGCCCCTTGTGCAGCTGCCTCCTAGCCGCTCCGGGGCTCCTCCTGTCTGCCACCGCTCTGGCCAGCCCGATCCCTGGGACTCAATCGGGAGGACGCTCTCCTCCCACCATGAGCAGCTTCGGTCGCTTGGGGAAGCAGTTCAGACCACCCAGGATCTGCTGCGAGGGCTGTCGGGCCGGATCGGTCAGCTGACGGTTGCTGTCCTCGCCCGCCAGCAGAATCGCCCTTCCGCGGCGCTGCCCAGCGCACCCGGACCGCCGCTGCCCAGCGCACCCGAGCCGTCCGAGGTCTCCAGCGCACCCGAGCCGTCCGAGGTCTCCAGCGCACCCGAGCCGTCCGAGGTCTCCAGCGCACCCGAGCCGTCCGAGGTCTCCAGCGCACCCGAGCCGTCCGAGGTCTCCAGCGCACCCGAGCCGTCCGAGGTCTCCAGCGCACCCGAGCCGTCCGAGGTCTCCAGCGCACCCGAGCCGTCCGAGGTCTCCAGCGCACCCGAGCCGTCCGAGGTCTCCAGCGCACCCGAGCCGTCCGAGGTCTCCAGCGCACCCGAGCCGTCCGAGGTCTCCAGCGCACCCGAGCCGTCCGAGGTCTCCAGCGCACCCGAGCCGTCCGAGGTCTCCAGCGCACCCGAGCCGTCCGAGGTCTCCAGCGCACCCGAGCCGTCCGAGGTCTCCAGCGCACCCGAGCCGTCCGAGGTCTCCAGCGCACCCGAACCGCCATCCGAGGCCTCCACTGTACCTAAGCTTCCTGATTTTCCCAGCGTTCTGGAGACCTGTGATCTTTCCAGTGCTCACGGGTCCTGCCGCTGGTCTCTAGGGTTTCGGCGGCTGCCTGAGCTGCAGCTTTGTCTCCGTGGTCTCCTGCAGCGGCGCCCGCCACTGGCTCTGCTTTTCCGCCGCCGTTTCCGCCGCCGGGGTCGTCCACCTCGACGTCCACCTCTGGCTCTAAGGTCGAGCAAGTTAttggtgtctgttttttttttttttctcgtccTTCCGAAGGGCCTCTCCGCCCGCCCTggctggattttcttttttggactGGACATTGgtgggcgtctggaatccgcccttaagAGGGGGGTAATGTCAGGATCCTCTGAGCTGTGgacttgtttctgtttattggccTCACCTGTTGATCCCCTGATTAGCAcctgtatttaa
- the prmt6 gene encoding protein arginine N-methyltransferase 6, which produces MSHAGKKRKLDKTRQDMLYFDSYSDVTIHEEMIADHVRTNTYRTAIFRNSESIKGKVVLDVGAGTGVLSIFCAQAGARKVYAVEACSIAEQAAEIVKRNNVDDVVEVIRGTVETVELPEKVEVIVSEWMGYALLHESMLNSVLHARDRWLKAGGLILPSRAELYITPISEPVAEERLYFWYTVKDQYGVDMSCMSDFARRCIKNSDVTVSTVAVEDVLSHPARFAELDLRSVTAEEVRGVKGRFRCESFGSAAVNAFCVYFTVTFPCPDTAHSLALCTSPFKPETHWKQAVLYLDSPVEVVQDTEISGEVSMFPSEDSSRHICIHVDYTIGEQKRQSKTFSIPDWTSDPQP; this is translated from the coding sequence ATGTCTCACGCtgggaaaaagagaaaacttgaTAAAACCCGACAGGACATGCTTTATTTCGATAGCTATTCCGATGTGACGATACACGAAGAGATGATCGCAGACCACGTCCGGACCAACACTTACCGGACGGCCATATTTCGGAACAGCGAGTCGATTAAGGGCAAAGTGGTGCTGGATGTCGGGGCAGGAACCGGCGTTTTGAGCATCTTCTGCGCTCAGGCCGGCGCTAGGAAAGTCTACGCGGTGGAGGCTTGCTCCATAGCCGAGCAGGCAGCGGAGATAGTGAAGCGGAACAACGTGGACGACGTGGTGGAGGTCATCAGAGGCACGGTGGAGACGGTGGAGCTGCCCGAGAAGGTGGAGGTGATCGTGAGCGAGTGGATGGGCTACGCTCTGCTGCACGAGTCCATGCTCAACTCGGTGCTGCACGCGCGCGACAGGTGGCTGAAGGCCGGCGGACTCATCCTGCCGAGCAGAGCCGAGCTCTACATCACTCCCATCAGCGAGCCGGTGGCGGAGGAGCGCCTGTACTTCTGGTACACCGTCAAGGACCAGTACGGCGTCGACATGTCCTGCATGTCCGACTTCGCCCGGAGGTGCATCAAGAACTCGGACGTCACGGTGAGCACCGTGGCCGTGGAGGACGTGCTCTCCCACCCGGCCCGCTTCGCCGAGCTCGACCTGCGCTCGGTGACGGCGGAGGAGGTGCGCGGCGTGAAGGGCCGCTTCAGGTGCGAGTCGTTCGGCTCGGCTGCGGTGAACGCGTTCTGTGTTTACTTCACGGTCACCTTCCCCTGTCCGGACACAGCGCACTCGCTCGCGCTGTGCACGTCCCCGTTCAAGCCGGAGACCCACTGGAAGCAGGCGGTGCTGTACCTGGACTCCCCCGTGGAGGTGGTGCAGGACACGGAGATTAGCGGGGAGGTTAGCATGTTTCCCTCAGAGGACAGCTCCAGACACATCTGCATCCACGTGGACTACACTATAGGAGAGCAGAAAAGACAATCCAAGACGTTTTCTATCCCGGACTGGACCTCTGACCCTCAGCCATAG